One segment of Patescibacteria group bacterium DNA contains the following:
- a CDS encoding tyrosine-type recombinase/integrase, with protein sequence MDKFKGFHTNFISNLKKRGKATATVVAYSKDIDQLLSHIENLGRGVISDIKKEDLEHFLETLRKTNYTPKSVSRKINATRTFFRYLAEEKIITKDPAQLITHPKLDPKKPRILSKVEYRALRDAAKTDFRSAAMVEVLLQTGVRISELANIRLSDIEFGENGKAGKMHVPRVETKEERNIPLNAVSQKAIREYLEIRPKSKKDYLFITKTGNPLLIRNIRATIDRLFRLAGVEQVKVNDLRHTFVVHHLRMGVNITHLSKIAGHKRLSTTEKYLEFVEQRAETSEKLELVEL encoded by the coding sequence ATGGATAAATTCAAGGGTTTTCATACAAACTTTATAAGCAATTTAAAAAAGCGGGGCAAAGCCACTGCTACTGTGGTTGCTTATTCAAAAGATATAGACCAGTTGTTAAGCCATATTGAGAATCTTGGCAGAGGAGTTATTTCCGACATTAAAAAGGAAGATTTGGAGCATTTTTTGGAAACTTTAAGAAAAACAAATTACACTCCAAAATCCGTATCCAGAAAAATTAACGCTACCAGAACATTTTTTAGATATCTTGCGGAGGAGAAAATTATTACCAAAGACCCCGCTCAGCTTATAACCCACCCGAAGTTAGACCCCAAAAAGCCTAGAATACTTTCTAAAGTAGAGTATAGGGCGTTAAGAGATGCCGCTAAAACCGATTTTCGTTCCGCGGCTATGGTTGAGGTTTTATTGCAAACAGGGGTTAGAATAAGCGAGCTTGCCAATATAAGGCTTTCGGATATTGAGTTTGGCGAGAACGGCAAGGCGGGTAAAATGCATGTTCCTCGCGTTGAAACAAAGGAGGAAAGAAACATTCCTTTAAATGCCGTTTCTCAAAAGGCTATAAGAGAGTATTTAGAAATAAGGCCTAAATCCAAAAAAGATTATTTGTTTATCACAAAAACGGGGAACCCTCTTTTAATAAGAAATATAAGGGCAACCATTGACCGTTTGTTTAGATTGGCGGGGGTTGAGCAAGTAAAAGTTAACGACTTGAGACATACCTTTGTGGTACACCATTTAAGAATGGGTGTTAACATAACCCACCTTTCAAAAATAGCGGGGCATAAAAGACTTTCCACCACCGAAAAATATTTGGAATTTGTGGAGCAAAGAGCGGAAACCAGCGAAAAGCTGGAACTTGTGGAGTTATAA
- the trpS gene encoding tryptophan--tRNA ligase: MKKRILTGDRPTGKLHLGHFVGSLKNRVKLQEKYEQFIIIADIQALTDNFKTPEKVSKNVYEVAMDNLAVGLDPNKTTFFIQSQISQIAELTILFANLVTMSRLSRNPTVKSEIKEKGFEDSLPLGFFMYPVSQAADILFLNADLVPVGADQLPHIEQTREIARSFNNIYGKIFNIPEALVGEYPRLIGTDGNAKMSKSLGNCIYLSDSKEELKEKVKKMFTDPKRIHPTDLGNVAGNPVFIYHNIFNPNKEEVKELEERYKKGKVGDVEVKEKLFLALDSFLAPIREKRKYYEGRPNLVKEILFAGTKKTQSEAQKVMDKVKTAIGINFTG; encoded by the coding sequence ATGAAAAAGCGAATTTTAACGGGGGATAGACCTACCGGAAAACTGCATCTAGGCCATTTCGTGGGGTCTCTAAAAAACCGTGTGAAATTACAGGAAAAGTACGAACAATTTATTATTATAGCAGATATCCAAGCCTTAACCGATAATTTTAAAACCCCAGAAAAGGTGTCTAAAAATGTTTATGAGGTTGCTATGGATAACCTAGCGGTTGGATTAGACCCTAACAAAACCACATTTTTTATCCAGTCCCAAATTTCGCAAATTGCCGAACTTACCATTCTTTTTGCTAATTTAGTAACTATGTCCCGCTTATCCCGAAACCCTACTGTTAAATCTGAAATTAAAGAAAAAGGTTTTGAGGATTCCCTTCCTCTCGGATTTTTTATGTACCCTGTCTCCCAAGCTGCCGATATCCTGTTTTTGAATGCTGACCTTGTGCCGGTCGGCGCCGACCAGCTTCCTCATATAGAGCAAACAAGAGAAATCGCTCGTAGTTTTAACAATATTTACGGCAAAATTTTTAATATCCCCGAAGCTTTGGTGGGGGAATATCCCCGCCTTATCGGCACCGATGGAAACGCCAAAATGAGCAAAAGTTTAGGAAATTGCATTTACCTCTCGGACTCCAAAGAAGAGTTAAAAGAAAAGGTAAAAAAAATGTTTACCGACCCAAAAAGAATTCATCCTACTGACCTTGGAAATGTTGCGGGAAACCCTGTTTTTATATACCATAATATATTTAATCCGAACAAAGAGGAGGTAAAAGAGCTGGAAGAAAGATACAAAAAAGGTAAAGTGGGAGATGTTGAAGTTAAAGAAAAACTATTTTTAGCGTTAGATAGTTTTCTAGCGCCTATAAGGGAAAAAAGGAAATATTATGAAGGTCGGCCTAATCTTGTAAAAGAAATTCTTTTCGCGGGAACTAAAAAAACGCAAAGCGAGGCGCAAAAAGTTATGGATAAAGTTAAAACAGCGATAGGTATAAACTTTACTGGGTAA
- a CDS encoding septum formation initiator family protein, with protein MNKKTFIIFAIISVFSMYSLSKTIGDIYQKSKRIKDIKNEVASLEKENEGLSKELAYKSSREFVEKEAREKLFMGFPGEKILIIPQNFFANLENKTVPKSAEDETPKPVWKQWVDVFTQ; from the coding sequence ATGAACAAAAAAACCTTTATTATTTTTGCGATAATTTCCGTATTTTCTATGTACAGTCTATCCAAAACCATTGGGGACATATACCAAAAAAGCAAACGAATTAAAGATATTAAAAACGAAGTAGCCTCTCTTGAAAAAGAAAATGAGGGGTTATCCAAGGAACTTGCGTATAAAAGCTCCCGAGAGTTTGTGGAGAAAGAGGCGAGAGAAAAGCTTTTTATGGGGTTTCCCGGAGAAAAAATCCTAATTATCCCTCAAAATTTTTTTGCGAATTTAGAAAATAAAACCGTACCCAAAAGCGCGGAGGACGAAACTCCAAAACCTGTATGGAAACAGTGGGTAGATGTGTTTACCCAGTAA